One Solibacillus sp. R5-41 DNA segment encodes these proteins:
- a CDS encoding response regulator, translating to MRYFIVDDDRASRVMLSDIIDEFDLGTVIGEAKNGVDAIPQILMMQPEFVLIDLLMPNLDGIETIENLHQNGFEGSFIMISQVANKEMVAESYEKGIEFFIHKPINKIEVQMVLKRTEEQHRLKNSIQAIRQSLTNFEVPDVKNTKKTTRDHIQSILNDMGIVGEVGSEDIVKIIEQLLIEKHKIAPLPPLKEIYEKVAMLTKNTPDDILKESKAIEQRVRRTILASMINLANLGIVDYTNSEFEYYTPRYFDLTDIRHLMQQIENNDQRKAKVNIKKFIQVLYSEIISKAD from the coding sequence ATGCGTTATTTTATTGTTGATGACGATCGTGCTAGCCGCGTAATGCTATCGGACATTATTGATGAATTTGATTTAGGCACGGTTATTGGGGAGGCAAAAAATGGCGTAGATGCTATCCCCCAGATCCTCATGATGCAACCTGAATTTGTTTTAATTGATCTTTTAATGCCTAATCTTGATGGCATCGAAACAATTGAAAACCTGCACCAAAACGGTTTTGAAGGAAGTTTTATAATGATTTCTCAAGTAGCCAATAAAGAAATGGTGGCCGAAAGTTATGAAAAGGGTATCGAGTTTTTCATTCACAAGCCGATCAATAAAATCGAAGTACAAATGGTACTAAAACGCACTGAAGAGCAGCATCGTTTAAAAAATTCCATCCAGGCAATCCGTCAATCGCTTACAAATTTTGAAGTGCCTGATGTTAAAAATACAAAAAAAACGACACGAGATCATATTCAATCAATTTTAAATGATATGGGGATTGTTGGTGAAGTCGGGAGTGAAGATATCGTTAAAATTATTGAACAATTGCTTATCGAAAAGCATAAAATTGCACCACTCCCACCGTTAAAGGAAATTTATGAAAAAGTGGCCATGCTTACAAAAAATACACCCGATGACATTTTAAAAGAAAGTAAAGCAATTGAACAACGTGTGCGACGTACCATTTTAGCTAGTATGATCAACTTAGCTAATCTCGGTATTGTTGACTATACAAATTCCGAATTCGAATACTATACACCGCGCTATTTTGACTTAACTGACATCCGTCATTTAATGCAACAAATAGAAAATAATGACCAACGAAAAGCA